The sequence atgtgtgtatatatatatattttgttttttttttttttaatttttgaaaaaaaggggtaaaaaaatccatttatataataattaattaaatgaagGTTGCCTTTTGGGGGCATATAAAAACTGGTGGGATCGCCAGCCGGATACAACACTTCATCTTCACTCCATCTCTCAATTTAACGGTCCACTCACTCTCTCAAGTTCAACGCTCAACTCTCTCTTTCAAATTGCAGAACCTTTCCTAACGATGAAGAAATCTTTAGGGCGTCGAAAGATTGAGATCAAAAAGCTCGACAAAAAGAGTACACAGCAGGTTACTTTCTCTAAACGCCGCGCCGGACTTTTCAACAAGGCCGCCGAACTTTCCATTCTCTGCGGCGCTGAGATCGCCGTCCTCGTCTTCTCTTCTCGTGGAAAAATCTATACATTCGGCCATCCCGATGTCGACGCTCTCCTCGACCGCTTTCTCACCGGAAACAATACTGTTCCGCCCAAGCCGGCGGAGGCCTATCTCCCCATTGCGGAGTTGAATCGCGATTTGTCTAAAGCGGAAGCAGAGTTTGAAATCGAGAAGAGGCGTGCGGCGGAGAGATCGAGGAACAGCGAGCGATTTTGGTGGGATGAGCCGCTGGAAAGTATGAAAATCGACGAGTTGAAGCGATTTCGTTCATCATTGGTGGAATTGAGAGCAAACGTGGTGGAGAGATTAGAGAAAATTGAAGATCGTCACTGTGTAACTCCATCAATAGACATAGCCGAAAGCATCCAATGGCCGGAAACGTCGTCGATTCAGCTTGCCGCCGGAAACAACCATTGTCTGCCGTCGTTTCACATGGCTGAAAATCGGTCAGTGGCGATGGATTGGGAAGCGGAGatttggggttagggttttgATTTAtgtaattagttttaatatttgtatcttcttcttcttcttcttcttcttctttttcatggGTTATCAATATTAAAAAGAGTAAATGGGGAGTAATTCATCTTGATTACAAAAATTTACTCCTTGCTTTTGCGTTGCGTTTACCCAATCCGTATCCTCTTCTTCTAAGTGATTTTGAtaatatttctttattattattatttttggatCTTTTTGTTAATATAATGTTAGAGTGctgttttatgttttaaaacataaaatgataaaataatatttCGATTGAAAAAGATATCTAAAAAAGTCGGATAATGtacacatttttcttaaataactATTAACACTATTAAGGAACGGTGTTTGAGAGTAATATAtacattaatatatattaaaatgcTTAGAATCAcctttttgtattttataaaattattcaTAAGCCGTAAATACTACGAGGTTTGTTTTTAGGTCTCCACCAATTTCACTActcataaattttatatttattttttatttgatcaggacagtttaaaattttacttttttaattattgactttgttttttttttaaaaattactgTAAATATCAaaactgttgaaaatatttacaaaatataacaaaatcataGATTTCATCGATGATAGATTTTGATAATAACACTAATTGAAGTTTATCGGTATCTACTAATACCTATTAATGATAGTCATGAAATTTTGCTTATTTCATTTTACTCCAATTTTCTTTACtccttaattttattttggatttaatttttatttagttaatttTGTTTCCTTTAGTTCATAAGTGAGTTTTACactgaattttttttatttcttaaaaaaaaacttacgtTAAATATTAATTCATTTAAAAGAGGTAAAATTAGTTTTCAGTTTCAATTTTTCTCTTCGTGGATTTCACTTTCTCATTTTGAGTGAgataaagaaaatgaacctAACAATTTGCCATATGTTTTCGATACAAACAATT comes from Cucumis melo cultivar AY chromosome 12, USDA_Cmelo_AY_1.0, whole genome shotgun sequence and encodes:
- the LOC103498214 gene encoding agamous-like MADS-box protein AGL62, which translates into the protein MKKSLGRRKIEIKKLDKKSTQQVTFSKRRAGLFNKAAELSILCGAEIAVLVFSSRGKIYTFGHPDVDALLDRFLTGNNTVPPKPAEAYLPIAELNRDLSKAEAEFEIEKRRAAERSRNSERFWWDEPLESMKIDELKRFRSSLVELRANVVERLEKIEDRHCVTPSIDIAESIQWPETSSIQLAAGNNHCLPSFHMAENRSVAMDWEAEIWG